The Patescibacteria group bacterium genomic interval TTCGGGATCGGAGATTTCCTCTATTCTCTCATAACCGACTTTAGCCAGCCAGAGCTTAATCGGTTCAGCTTTAGGCGACGGCACAGACTGAACTAGACGGAAAATAGTTTCTACATCAGCTGCATCAGTCAGATAAAACTTACCGTCAGAGGCCTCGAATTTCAGTTGGTGACAATTTGTCACCGACTCATTCCCCTCTTTTTTAAGCCTTTCTTTAAGCTTATTCCAATATTTTCTAGCTGTTTGATAATCATTCTGCTGAATTAACGCTTGAATAATATCAATTACAGAGAAATACCATTTTTCTTTTTTTTCATCGTAATGACGACGAATTTTTTGACCTTCAAAAATAGTAATCTGTTTATTATTTTCCATAAGATTATTTATATGGATTTATTATAACATACATAATTATACTGATACAAAAACCCCGCAAAAAGCGAGGTTTAAGATTTTTGGGCCGGGAGGGATTTACGCTCTCAATCGCCGCCAAATGAGGCGATTTCGTTTGTCCGGAGCCAGCGCTGACCTGCCACAGGCAGGTCAGCGACGTTCAACTGCGATTTTTTGCTTCCACAAAAAATCTTGTTTCACTTCTGGCTTGTTCGAATCCCCCCCTGCAACTCCAGTCAAAAAGAAAAGACGGATTTAACCCCGTCTTTTCTTTTTGATATGGGCCGGGAGGGATTCGAACCCCCGAAGGCAGAGCCAAGAGATTTACAGTCTCCCCCAGTTGACCACTTTGGTACCGACCCAAAATTCTATGGAAACATTAACATAATATAAGAAAAAAAGCAAGCCTATTAGGCATAACTGCAATAAAAGGCCCCAAAAGTTACTTGTACCTTAAAGCGTCTAACGGGTTAAGCTTGGAGGCACGGGATGACGGGTAGACGCCGGTCACAAAACCAACGACGGCGGAAAAAATCACTACCACGAAAGTGAACTCCCAAGGCGTATAAAAAAGAGTTACTGTTTTGCCACCCAAGTTTTGAGCCAACAGATTAAATCCAAGATTAACCACGAAACCGGCAAAGTAACCGATTCCGATGCCGCCGATACCGCCCAAAAATCCCATGATAGCCGATTCCATCAAAAAAACTTTCTTAATATCGCGGCCGGAAATTCCGATGGAGCGCATAATGCCGACCTCGTTAGTTTTTTCCAATAAAGATATAGTCATGGTATTAAACATGCCAATCGCCGAAACCAATAAGGCCACCGCGCCGAAAGACAACAAAATGATCTGAATAATGCCGAAAATCTTGTTGGCCTGATCAATAATATCCGATAAAGAAGAAACAATAAAGCCTCGGCTGACTATTTTCTCTCGAGCAATGTCCATGACTGCCTGACTTGTGACCTTAGCCTTCAATTGATCAAAATTAGCGACTTTCACTTCATTCAACGATCCCAGCTCTATAAAAATAAAAGGAGTATTTTCATCTTCCACGACGCCGACTATTTTGTATTTCTGCGGTTGTTTAACGATTTTTACTTCTTCCAAACCAGCGCCGTCAATGATCGGGACATATAAAACCAATTCCACCTCTTTGCCGATAACGTCCTGGCCATTAATATTGAAAAGCTTGGCTCCGGCCGTAGAAATAACCGCCTGAGTCAAGTTGCCGGCCGGAAATACATCGCCCACAACCGGGACTGTGCCGTTAAGCCTGAAAAACGATTGATCAATGGCATAAACCATGCCATTAGCCGTACTGTTATCAATGGCCATTTGAGCGGAAACGGCAGTCATCCTGCTTACTTCTGAAATCTCGCTCATTTTACTGATTTCGTCAATATTACCTTGCGACAATTCTATTAAATTAGACACTCCGGGACTGACGTCTAAACTCAATAAAGAATCAGCGCCGGTGATTCTATTCAGAATAACGCGCTGTAAACCATAACCGAAAGAAACTAAAAACAAAACCGTGCCAATGCCGACACTGACACCCAAGATGGTCAGAAAGGTGCGAAGAGGACGATTTTTAAAAATCCTCAGGGATAAATCCAAGGCGTCTTTAGTTTTCATATTTTTTTATTGCTCAAAATTATGAATTCCAGATGTTTGGCAACTTTATCGGCTAAGCGTTTATCCAAACCCAAACCGCCCTTTGAAAAAGACAGGTCCATCTGCTTTCTTAATTGATCAAAATTAATTTCCCCCTTGATTCTTTCGGCGAGCAACTCCCTAAGGATAGCTGGCTGTTCCGGCTTGCGCAACTTAAAAGAAAAGTATGACAATAAATAATCCTTGACTTCTTCAACTATCTCCGGTCCGACATTCTGCGGGTCGTTCTTAGCCAAAATCTCGTTGAAATGCTTTACTTCAACCGCCAAATTCTTCATTTTTTCCGCCAAACGCCTGGCCGTCCGAGAATTGAGCCCCAGCCCGCCTTCATAGATATCCTTATCCAAATAGTTGAATAATTTGTCGCCGAACTTGCTTTTCGATTCCTTAACGGCAGAATCAATGATCCTTTCCAAACCAAAAAACTCATCCAAGGAATAACCGGTCAAAGACTCGCAAACAATATTCTTGGCTTGCCAATCGCTTAGGGTAGCGGCGGCTTTCAATTCTTCCGGAGCGGTTGAGGCTTGTTTTGATTTATCAGTCCCCAAATCAGCGGCCAAGACATTGTCTGGCAGATTTTCTTTTTTAGCCGATTCACCCAATTTACGATTGACTTTTTCATCAATAATCTTGCCGTCTTTCATATAGAAAACACGATGCGCATATTCCAAACTGCCGGGGCTGTGAGTGACTAAAATAACAGTCTTACCCTGTTTTTCGTTCAATTCTAACAAGGTGTTCATTACGTCAAACGCCGATTTGGAATCAAGATTGCCGGTCGGCTCGTCAGCTAAGATCATTTGCGGATCGTTGATCAGCGCCCGGCAAATCGCCACACGTTGCTGTTGTCCGCCCGAAAGCTCATTAGGATACTTTTCCATTTGCTTGGTAATGCCAAAAAATTCCATCAATTCCTTGGCTTTCTTTTCCCGATCTTTGGTTTTGATATCCAGAGAAAATTGCGGAAGAACGATATTCTTGATTACCGGCAAAGAATTAACCAGATAAAAAGCCTGAAAAATCATCCCGATCATCTTCTGCCGATGAAAATCCAAGTCCTTGTTGTTAAATAGGGCCAAATTCTTATCATTGATTAAAATACTGCCTTCAATATTCCTTTCCAAACCGGCGATGGAATAAAGCAAGGTGGATTTGCCACAGCCGGAAGGCCCGAAAAAAATAATAAACTCGCCGGGATAAATTTCCAAGTTAGCGTTAAGCAGGGCATCAACCTGGTTGGGTTTGCCCTTAAAGTAGATAACATTTAAATCTTTAGTTTTGACTATGGGTTTTGGCATACTGCTTGCTTATTATCTGCTTTCTACCTCCCGATGCCGGTCCAGCCGAAAACGTCCTCAAAATTCTTCATAATAACCTGGAAGACAGATTCCTTTTCTTTGGGAGTAAGAATGGTGTAAACCTTGGAAACGGAGGAATTGCCGTTGGAATCAGCGCTGATGATCTTGAATTGGTAAATGGCGCCCGGTTCAAAATCGGTAATGACAATAATATGCTTGCGAGAGAAACTGGTATCCAAAGGAGTCTTGTTCCACCTGTCTTCCGCTATAACGTCAGCGCCTTTCTGATAGTAAACCTGACCGGTAGCCGGTTCATTGCTTACCCAAGAGACAATGGTCTGGATGCTGGTTTTACGGCCGGGAGAAATGGCTGACTCGGTCTGGACTTGCTCAATAACCGGCGGATAATTATCTCGACCAGTCTGGAAGTCCGGAATCTCTTTAGTGATGATATTACCCTTGGCATCAGTGCTGGAGAGTTCTATTTTGTAGGTAACGCCGGATTCAAACTCATTAATCTGCATTTCATGAATGGTGGTATAGTTTTTATCGCCCGAAACTTTAATCTCATCCAATATCAAAATATTATTACGGTAAGGCGTGTACTTTACTTGAGAATTGGTTTCACCGGTAGTAAGCCATCTAAAAATAGCGGTGCGATCGTCTACGTTCTGTATATTATAACTGGAAATCTCTAATTCCTGAGGCCTGGTCTTGAAAGTAAAATCCTTGGATTTGGATAAAGCGCCGCCCAAAGCCATGGAACGGACTTGGTAATGATAGGTGGTCTCCGGCTGTAAATCATACAAGGACACGACGTGAAGATTGGTTTGTTCTTCGCTATTGCCGATAACTTGCAGATAGGCGTCATCTCCCTGTTTGGAATCATATTTGTCATCGGGAGCCAGAGCAACGAGAGAGTTAGATTCCTTATCGGTTGACCAGGAGACGGTGGCGGAATTGGCGGTAACAATGACTCGCGGTTCACCACCTAACAAGGGCGGAGGGACCATTTCGGAAAGCTGGCGGATAAGGTTGTATTGGGAAGCTATGGCAGCCTCCAGAGAGTTAATGGAAACACGCCCGGACATGGCTGAGATGAAAGAAGCGGCGCGAGACATGGCAGCGGAAAACATTGAGTCATTATCAGTGACAGAAGCGCTGGAATCGGTTAGACTGGCATCGGCCGGCAAGCCCAGAGCGTCAGTGGTGACAAAAGTAGCATCTTCAGAAGTGCCAAGGTTGCCGTTTTCGTCGATAGAATTGACCCGATAATGATAAAGGGTGGAGGGCTGGAGATTGACTAAGGTATTGCTGTGGCTGGTAACCAAATTAGCTCCATAAGAAGCGTTTTTATAAGCAGTATCCAAACCGAATTGCACTATGCTGTTAGCGGTTTTACTCGTCACCCAGCTTACCACGGCGCTATCGCCGGAAATACTGGAAACACCAACCTTAGAAACAATCGGCTTACTGCGATCAATAGATGATCCCCCGCCTCCACCGCCGCAAACTACGCCAGCCGCCCCGGCAGCTTCGCCGGTCGCTTGGGCCTGGAGCTCTCGCAACAGAATAGCTGATTCCTGTGAGAGGGTTTCCAAAGTAGTAAAAGAATATTCCAAGGTGGAGGAAGCCTCATTGCCTGAATTATCAGTAGAAATAACTTTGTAATAATAGGTGGTGGAGGAAGATAAACTGGAGAGGACAATATTGTGGTTAGTGTTAAGATTGGTATCTTCGGAACTGAGCGTGTAATTGTCCGACTCTGTACCGTAGACCACTTGGGAATCGGACATTTCATTGGTGGTCCAATTAATCAAAGCTTGGGTGTCAATGACGATGGTGGAAGTAACATTATCAATAACCGGAGCGACATCATCGTAAGGAGTAGTGAAAGAGTAATAATCGCCGGCATTATTGTCAGTGGCCACACCGGAAGCGACATAGTAATAATAAATAGTGCCGCGACTAAGTCCGGTCAACGCGATTTCATGACTAGTAACCTCTTCTGTGCCGCCCAAGTGCTCAAAGGAGGCAAAATCGTCGGAAGAAGTGTAGTAAACATCGGAATCGGCAACAATATCAGTATTCCAAACAATGGTGGCGTTATTATTAGCCACATTGCTGGCGGTAACGTTGCTAATAACCGGCCCGGAAACAGTAGTGAAGGAATAACCATCGCCCTCATTGGTATTAACACCGGAAACAGATAAAGCATTCTGCGACTCCACAGTAAAATTATAAGTTCGTCCAGGCAACAAATCAGTCAAAATTACACGATGACGTCCGATGTTACTAACATCCTGAACCATAGTAAGAGAGCCAACGGCAGTATCAAAATCCTTACTAGGATCTAATGAATAATGGATATAGGAGTTGGCCAGTTCATTGGTATCCCATTCAATAGTGGCGGTCTGGGTGGTGGTCGCAACAACCTCCACATTAGTCAGGATGGGCGGATTGGGATTGGATCCGCCAACTCCATCAGCAGAATCATTGACAACATTAGTATAAAAAGAAGTATTACCACTAGTGTCCTCCGCATAAACGCGATAGTAATGGGTAGAATCCAAAACGAGATCCTGGTGGAAATAAAAATTAATGGCATTATCATCAATTAGATCAATTTCTTCATAATCTACGCCGTCTGTCGAATGCTCTACATGGTAATACTTGAAAGTAGTAGAAGCCAAAGCCTTCCAGACGATAAATTCTTGATAGGCCGGTACAAGGGTATCGGAAACATCCTTAATTATAATATTGTTAAGCGTATCTGGCGTAATAGCACTAGCAGTTGAAGTATTATTGTAGGCATCCTTGAACATAACATAAACCCGTTGGGGGTTAGTGGTCAGCATAATACTGCTGGTAGTATTGTAATCAATATAACTGCAACCGCTGTAAGAGCTACTTAAAGTTACGCACATCTGCAAACTATCCGAGTCATCAGTGGCGCTAAGCGCGAGGGAAGCCGGATAATTAGAATCATTAATTGTGGCGCCATGGGCGTTAACCAAGATCGGATAAGCGCCAGGAGTCGGATTAGCCACATCCAGAACAAACGAGGCGGTAGTAGTTACTGCGGTATTATTGCCACCCTCCAAATCATCCAAAGTTATCCTGATTTGCGTCTCGGCCGCATATTGACCATTAAGACCATCATTTTTGGCATCCCAAAGAACGGTGTAAGTAGAGGTAACGGTAGCACTGACCGTGGTTGTGCCAAAACCGGCTAAAAGTCCAGTTGTACCAGAGGCATTAGAAAGACGATCGGTCGAGATAGCCGTCCATGATTCTCCCCCATTAATAGATCGTTCAAATGAGGCAATAACGCAATTAGGACAATTAACCCCGGAAGAAGCCGTATCAGGATCAACAATAGAATAAGTTAGTAATACCTTACCATCACTGGAACGTTGACTGGCGGTAACCGAGTCGCCGGTGAATTCAGGCGGGGCATTAACTACATAAGTAACAGTTACATCAGAAACACTAGGAGTAGAGGTCCCGCCGGAAGCCAGTATTATCCGATATTGGAAGTATTGATCATCCCCTCCCGACATTAATGGATGATTAGTATCAGTAATGGTAATGTTATTTTGATTATACTCAAAATAGTTATCACCGGTACAGCCCGCCTCAGTATCGCCGTAACCGCACCAAGGAGCGCTCTCTATTGTTGAGGTAGAAGCGGAACTGCGAATTTGTAACTTAACATTATTCTGTGTAGAGGTGCCTGTAGCCGTCCAAGCGATTTTGGGAATAATATTGCCTGAGGAACCAGAGTCGTAGATGGAGGAAATAAGAGTGTTAGAAATAGTACCGAGAGAAAACTTAGCAACATTGAGCGACCAGTTGCCTTGATTGGCCGTAATATTTAAACGATAATATCGATAGCTAGCCATTGAGCTTAAATTATACGTTCTAGTTTCTGAAGCCGACCAACTAGGCACATTAGTTTGCGTATCCAAGATTGAAAAAGTAGAAAAATCATCATTTGAACCCTGCAATGTCCATGTTTTTGGAGCAAAATTATTCTCGCTAGATTGAGCTGTAACTCTATAAGAAACAACAGGAATAACTTGAGACATATCTATCTGAAGCCAGCCATATGTATTTGTTGGCGCCCACCTTGTTGCCACAGAGCCATCAAAAGCTTTATAAGCGGCGCGAGAAGCGTCATACTCACTATCAGCTGAAACGACGTAAGGTGAATGTGACGTATTTGAGGATAAATCACTTGGCGACACCGTGGTATAAACTATATGATTCCTATCATAGCTACTCCAATTAATCGTTACATCATTTAAGGTCGCAACAGAACTAACATCGTTAGAAGTGAAGGTGGCGCGGTATTGAAAATAGCGTTTACCACTAAGCGAAGCATCAGGAGTGGAACCACTGCTAATAGCCGTCCAAGCCGACCAATTAACATCATCATCACCAGTCGGTGAAGCAGTAGTACCGGTACGAACTTGCATAGTAACTGCTGTAACCCCACCAGTAGTGGAAGCGTTCCAACTGAAAGTTCCAAGATTAACACTAGCGCCAAAATCTTTGACTGCGGAAGTAAATGCTCCCGAATTGGTTCCAAGCTGATCGGCTGGAGTAGTGGTAGAATTCTTAAGGCAACGGACGGGCATACCATTCATTTTAAAATAACCACCATTAGTATAAACATATCGACCGCTACCAGTACCAATAAGACGATTCCATGCAACATTACTACTGTACTGAGTAGCTGACCAAATATAAGTAGAGGCATTACGTCCGTAATACACACCATTACTCCACCGACTGCCGGCAGCAGGAATTAAAAAACCGAGCGTTGTACTTGTCCTTAAAGCAGTGCCTTCAGTAGTACCCAAACCAACATTTACAGTAGTTATATCATAAGGAAAAGTTGAAAGGCAGGTCGCACTATCCTTACCTAATAAACCGCAAACCGATAACTCTAAAGTATTAACTTCATAATGAGTCGGCACATGCCAGCCAGTTGGACATATACCTTGCGGACCAGGAGCTTCGGTTACTGAAGAGGAGGTGGCATTAAGGCCACTTTTCATTATAGTAATCCATTGATACAGATAACCTAACTTGTTGGCGTCAGTGGCCGCGGCACAATCCTCGGCAGTGTTGGCAGTATTTCCAGGGCAAGAATAATAAGCAGTGCTCAAACTGGCCCAAGCGGCAGATGTTGAGGCACTATCACCTTTTACGATAGCGTCTCCATTGGGATAATAAATGGTTTGTAAATTCTGACCCATCCAACATTGGCTAGCGATATTAGTAATGGGGTAAGTAATTGATTCCACGCCTCTAACATCGGTCATCGTAGTACCAGAACCGCAAGGCTGACAGGTCGTACTGCAACTTCCGCTGTTACAATCATTATTCTGAGTACAAGATGCGCCATTTGCTAAACTGCAATACCCGCCAACACAGGAGTTAAGGGCGCATTCAGTGCTTGTTGAGCAAGATGCTTTAGCGGCTTTTAACGCTATGACTGAGCCGCTACTGCTAACATAAACATTAGTAGAAGAACCGGCTGAAAAATCAGCCGTCAAAGTATCTATAGTGGTAGAAGAATAAATTGCCAAAGCTACAGATGAAGAAGCTTCAATGCCATCGTCTTTGCTATAATATTTATTCCAATTGGTCTTATCACCAGGATGGGTGGCGATGGTGGAAGTGGACGCTCCCCCGCTCCAATCGGTCTGCACCCAGGCAAAGGTAGCGGCCATAACCCGAGAGACAAAAAAGAAGCTCAAACAGAGGATTAACACGGTCAAAGCGATTGAACTGACCATCGTGGCCGTAGTCGCCCGTTTTTTCTTAACATGATGAACCCACAAGGCTTCTTTAAGATACTCCTCACGAACAATATTTGCCTTTTGCCTATTATCAAAATTAAT includes:
- a CDS encoding FtsX-like permease family protein, whose product is MKTKDALDLSLRIFKNRPLRTFLTILGVSVGIGTVLFLVSFGYGLQRVILNRITGADSLLSLDVSPGVSNLIELSQGNIDEISKMSEISEVSRMTAVSAQMAIDNSTANGMVYAIDQSFFRLNGTVPVVGDVFPAGNLTQAVISTAGAKLFNINGQDVIGKEVELVLYVPIIDGAGLEEVKIVKQPQKYKIVGVVEDENTPFIFIELGSLNEVKVANFDQLKAKVTSQAVMDIAREKIVSRGFIVSSLSDIIDQANKIFGIIQIILLSFGAVALLVSAIGMFNTMTISLLEKTNEVGIMRSIGISGRDIKKVFLMESAIMGFLGGIGGIGIGYFAGFVVNLGFNLLAQNLGGKTVTLFYTPWEFTFVVVIFSAVVGFVTGVYPSSRASKLNPLDALRYK
- a CDS encoding ABC transporter ATP-binding protein, encoding MPKPIVKTKDLNVIYFKGKPNQVDALLNANLEIYPGEFIIFFGPSGCGKSTLLYSIAGLERNIEGSILINDKNLALFNNKDLDFHRQKMIGMIFQAFYLVNSLPVIKNIVLPQFSLDIKTKDREKKAKELMEFFGITKQMEKYPNELSGGQQQRVAICRALINDPQMILADEPTGNLDSKSAFDVMNTLLELNEKQGKTVILVTHSPGSLEYAHRVFYMKDGKIIDEKVNRKLGESAKKENLPDNVLAADLGTDKSKQASTAPEELKAAATLSDWQAKNIVCESLTGYSLDEFFGLERIIDSAVKESKSKFGDKLFNYLDKDIYEGGLGLNSRTARRLAEKMKNLAVEVKHFNEILAKNDPQNVGPEIVEEVKDYLLSYFSFKLRKPEQPAILRELLAERIKGEINFDQLRKQMDLSFSKGGLGLDKRLADKVAKHLEFIILSNKKI
- a CDS encoding fibronectin type III domain-containing protein, which translates into the protein MLTIIIGLMVASLIVLRWSSIFLLVLLSANIFIYLSYRYGVSIPGISQLSDHYIQKNVQDFSKLNSPYFRFKLLYYFILLIHDIDSGFNLLFSSAKPLGINFDNRQKANIVREEYLKEALWVHHVKKKRATTATMVSSIALTVLILCLSFFFVSRVMAATFAWVQTDWSGGASTSTIATHPGDKTNWNKYYSKDDGIEASSSVALAIYSSTTIDTLTADFSAGSSTNVYVSSSGSVIALKAAKASCSTSTECALNSCVGGYCSLANGASCTQNNDCNSGSCSTTCQPCGSGTTMTDVRGVESITYPITNIASQCWMGQNLQTIYYPNGDAIVKGDSASTSAAWASLSTAYYSCPGNTANTAEDCAAATDANKLGYLYQWITIMKSGLNATSSSVTEAPGPQGICPTGWHVPTHYEVNTLELSVCGLLGKDSATCLSTFPYDITTVNVGLGTTEGTALRTSTTLGFLIPAAGSRWSNGVYYGRNASTYIWSATQYSSNVAWNRLIGTGSGRYVYTNGGYFKMNGMPVRCLKNSTTTPADQLGTNSGAFTSAVKDFGASVNLGTFSWNASTTGGVTAVTMQVRTGTTASPTGDDDVNWSAWTAISSGSTPDASLSGKRYFQYRATFTSNDVSSVATLNDVTINWSSYDRNHIVYTTVSPSDLSSNTSHSPYVVSADSEYDASRAAYKAFDGSVATRWAPTNTYGWLQIDMSQVIPVVSYRVTAQSSENNFAPKTWTLQGSNDDFSTFSILDTQTNVPSWSASETRTYNLSSMASYRYYRLNITANQGNWSLNVAKFSLGTISNTLISSIYDSGSSGNIIPKIAWTATGTSTQNNVKLQIRSSASTSTIESAPWCGYGDTEAGCTGDNYFEYNQNNITITDTNHPLMSGGDDQYFQYRIILASGGTSTPSVSDVTVTYVVNAPPEFTGDSVTASQRSSDGKVLLTYSIVDPDTASSGVNCPNCVIASFERSINGGESWTAISTDRLSNASGTTGLLAGFGTTTVSATVTSTYTVLWDAKNDGLNGQYAAETQIRITLDDLEGGNNTAVTTTASFVLDVANPTPGAYPILVNAHGATINDSNYPASLALSATDDSDSLQMCVTLSSSYSGCSYIDYNTTSSIMLTTNPQRVYVMFKDAYNNTSTASAITPDTLNNIIIKDVSDTLVPAYQEFIVWKALASTTFKYYHVEHSTDGVDYEEIDLIDDNAINFYFHQDLVLDSTHYYRVYAEDTSGNTSFYTNVVNDSADGVGGSNPNPPILTNVEVVATTTQTATIEWDTNELANSYIHYSLDPSKDFDTAVGSLTMVQDVSNIGRHRVILTDLLPGRTYNFTVESQNALSVSGVNTNEGDGYSFTTVSGPVISNVTASNVANNNATIVWNTDIVADSDVYYTSSDDFASFEHLGGTEEVTSHEIALTGLSRGTIYYYYVASGVATDNNAGDYYSFTTPYDDVAPVIDNVTSTIVIDTQALINWTTNEMSDSQVVYGTESDNYTLSSEDTNLNTNHNIVLSSLSSSTTYYYKVISTDNSGNEASSTLEYSFTTLETLSQESAILLRELQAQATGEAAGAAGVVCGGGGGGSSIDRSKPIVSKVGVSSISGDSAVVSWVTSKTANSIVQFGLDTAYKNASYGANLVTSHSNTLVNLQPSTLYHYRVNSIDENGNLGTSEDATFVTTDALGLPADASLTDSSASVTDNDSMFSAAMSRAASFISAMSGRVSINSLEAAIASQYNLIRQLSEMVPPPLLGGEPRVIVTANSATVSWSTDKESNSLVALAPDDKYDSKQGDDAYLQVIGNSEEQTNLHVVSLYDLQPETTYHYQVRSMALGGALSKSKDFTFKTRPQELEISSYNIQNVDDRTAIFRWLTTGETNSQVKYTPYRNNILILDEIKVSGDKNYTTIHEMQINEFESGVTYKIELSSTDAKGNIITKEIPDFQTGRDNYPPVIEQVQTESAISPGRKTSIQTIVSWVSNEPATGQVYYQKGADVIAEDRWNKTPLDTSFSRKHIIVITDFEPGAIYQFKIISADSNGNSSVSKVYTILTPKEKESVFQVIMKNFEDVFGWTGIGR